In Bdellovibrionales bacterium, the following proteins share a genomic window:
- a CDS encoding GYF domain-containing protein has protein sequence MKIEWFVYHKNTVLGPFTTDDVHAHLAANKISEDSFIWWKGEKDWVSVLQWRQDYPTIIKKLEDHFSVEWKIKDPKNETRFMSFDECIQYLKNVELNHDIYLCQKNKDVWESIFNNSIFMNALEMTRRKVPRVPIVATAKISKADSKFSYLVKVNIIGQGGIGVSGLGKNFPTGTNVDIKLESPSLAIPIHVEGRILYHTKDGSSGIEFEKIAAEPMSAIIEYVNQFQNTRYKAA, from the coding sequence ATGAAAATAGAATGGTTTGTCTATCATAAAAACACTGTTTTGGGCCCATTTACAACCGATGATGTGCATGCACATCTCGCGGCCAATAAAATCAGCGAAGACTCTTTCATTTGGTGGAAGGGTGAAAAAGATTGGGTGTCGGTCCTCCAATGGAGACAAGACTACCCGACAATCATTAAAAAGCTTGAAGATCATTTTAGCGTCGAGTGGAAAATCAAAGACCCTAAAAATGAGACCCGCTTTATGTCCTTTGACGAATGCATTCAGTATCTTAAAAACGTGGAGCTCAACCACGATATCTACCTCTGTCAAAAGAATAAAGACGTATGGGAAAGCATTTTTAACAACTCGATTTTTATGAACGCTTTAGAAATGACTCGCCGAAAAGTACCACGAGTTCCCATTGTGGCGACGGCAAAAATCTCTAAAGCCGATTCAAAATTTAGCTACTTAGTGAAAGTGAATATTATCGGTCAAGGTGGCATCGGTGTATCGGGACTGGGTAAGAACTTCCCGACAGGCACAAATGTCGACATCAAGCTCGAAAGTCCGAGCTTGGCGATCCCGATTCATGTTGAAGGACGTATCCTTTACCACACGAAAGACGGCTCCTCTGGAATCGAATTCGAGAAAATTGCGGCCGAGCCTATGTCCGCTATTATTGAATACGTGAATCAATTCCAAAATACACGATACAAAGCTGCGTAA
- a CDS encoding response regulator, with amino-acid sequence MKLPVFPNNDHERVNELLQLDILDTPSEEEFEDIVFMASSVTGCPISLISLVDHKRQWFKARIGLNAAETDRDISFCGHAITAPGDGLFEVQDTTADERFADNPLVTGNPNIRFYAGQPLVTSNGYKLGTLCVIDRQSRTLTMSQKKQMEILSKQAIRLIEARHKAKHEENEKISQTQFLAAMAHEIRTPLTSITGYTEVIKKEFGELLNTTKAKDYFASLENSSHHLLNLVGDILDLTKIKSKSFQKTDSIVSIRDLLRQITSVFRLKAAQKNIQFDIEINDKVPSHVKTDETLLKQILVNLISNAIKFTERGSVTVTTDYLLLSSQLQFSIKDTGMGMTASDIENAFKPFQRTALSQSKKIEGTGLGLSICKGLADLLEGEVKLVSSVVGEGTLFRLQIPAPRAESHEVDKASLKVQLDSEFFTNLSNIKNILLIEDSEDNRFIFTYFLKAFELDIDEAETGAQGLEKAAKNQYDAVFVDMRLPDIHGMELFAQLKELESVQGARLVAFTASSTAEEKARCMKAGFTHFLPKPFSRNDLLRSLTE; translated from the coding sequence ATGAAACTACCTGTCTTTCCCAACAATGATCACGAGCGCGTCAATGAGCTTTTGCAACTCGACATTCTCGACACACCTTCCGAGGAAGAGTTCGAAGATATCGTTTTTATGGCCTCATCGGTGACCGGCTGTCCAATCTCTCTGATCAGCTTGGTTGATCACAAGAGGCAGTGGTTTAAAGCTCGCATCGGCCTCAATGCCGCAGAAACTGATCGCGACATCTCCTTCTGCGGGCATGCGATTACAGCTCCAGGAGACGGCCTCTTCGAAGTGCAGGACACCACAGCAGATGAGCGCTTTGCCGACAATCCACTGGTCACGGGAAATCCCAATATACGATTCTACGCCGGTCAGCCTCTAGTGACTTCAAATGGTTATAAACTAGGAACTTTATGTGTCATTGACCGTCAATCTCGCACTTTAACGATGAGTCAAAAAAAGCAGATGGAGATTCTCTCCAAGCAAGCCATTCGATTGATCGAAGCCCGTCATAAAGCGAAGCACGAGGAAAACGAAAAAATCTCCCAAACTCAATTTCTAGCAGCAATGGCTCATGAAATTCGCACACCGCTCACCAGTATTACGGGATACACAGAAGTGATCAAAAAAGAGTTTGGAGAACTTCTCAATACAACCAAAGCCAAAGACTATTTTGCTTCCTTAGAGAATTCCAGTCACCACTTGCTCAATCTTGTGGGAGACATATTAGATCTCACCAAAATTAAATCAAAGTCGTTTCAGAAAACCGATAGCATCGTCTCCATCAGAGATCTTCTTCGACAAATCACCTCCGTCTTTCGCCTTAAGGCTGCACAAAAAAATATTCAATTTGATATTGAAATTAACGACAAAGTCCCCTCTCACGTTAAAACGGACGAGACGTTGCTCAAACAAATTTTGGTCAATTTGATCTCTAATGCGATTAAATTCACCGAGCGCGGTTCGGTCACCGTCACCACAGATTATCTTTTACTCAGCTCTCAACTCCAATTTTCAATAAAAGATACCGGCATGGGAATGACGGCCAGTGATATTGAAAATGCCTTTAAGCCTTTCCAGAGAACCGCGTTAAGCCAGTCCAAAAAAATCGAAGGCACCGGTTTAGGTTTATCCATTTGTAAAGGTCTCGCTGATTTGCTCGAAGGCGAGGTGAAATTAGTTTCTAGCGTAGTGGGCGAGGGCACTTTGTTTCGACTACAAATCCCCGCTCCCCGAGCCGAATCTCATGAAGTGGACAAGGCCTCATTAAAAGTTCAGCTCGATAGCGAGTTCTTCACAAATCTCTCCAATATTAAAAATATATTGTTAATTGAGGACAGTGAGGACAATCGTTTTATATTTACCTACTTCCTTAAGGCTTTCGAGCTAGATATCGATGAGGCTGAGACCGGCGCTCAAGGTCTCGAAAAGGCTGCTAAAAACCAGTATGATGCAGTTTTTGTAGATATGCGACTCCCCGACATTCACGGAATGGAACTTTTCGCTCAGCTCAAAGAGTTAGAGTCCGTCCAGGGCGCCCGTCTTGTCGCTTTTACAGCCTCCTCCACCGCCGAGGAGAAAGC